The following are from one region of the Amylibacter sp. IMCC11727 genome:
- a CDS encoding prephenate/arogenate dehydrogenase family protein, producing MTQIYDKVALIGLGLIAGSMGLAMKKAGLAGTIVGHAKSEATRTTALQLGLVDTVCATAAEAVADADLVVLCVPVGAMNTVAAEIGPALKVGATVSDVGSVKARVIEMVQPHLPNTVHFVPAHPIAGTENSGPNAGFAELFMGKWTILTPVPNANEAATEQLRQLWAAMGAKVDVMEPERHDLVLSVTSHVPHLIAYTMVGVADDLERVTDKEVIEFSTGGFRDFTRIAASDPTMWRDVFLNNKEATLDILGRFTEELFDLQRAIRRGDGDQLFDHFTRTRAIRRGIVEAGHDTSADDFGRAPKKDD from the coding sequence ATGACACAGATTTACGACAAAGTGGCGCTGATCGGGCTGGGCCTGATTGCGGGGTCCATGGGGCTGGCCATGAAAAAGGCTGGGCTGGCGGGAACAATCGTGGGCCATGCGAAATCCGAGGCCACGCGCACAACGGCGTTGCAATTGGGGCTGGTGGACACGGTGTGCGCAACGGCAGCAGAGGCAGTGGCCGATGCGGATTTGGTGGTGTTGTGTGTGCCAGTTGGGGCGATGAATACCGTGGCCGCAGAAATTGGCCCTGCATTGAAAGTGGGAGCGACCGTATCTGACGTGGGGTCAGTAAAGGCCCGCGTGATCGAAATGGTTCAACCGCATTTGCCCAACACGGTGCATTTTGTGCCTGCGCACCCGATTGCAGGGACAGAGAACTCTGGCCCGAATGCAGGGTTTGCGGAGTTGTTTATGGGCAAGTGGACCATTTTGACCCCTGTGCCAAATGCCAACGAAGCGGCGACTGAACAGCTGCGCCAATTGTGGGCGGCCATGGGTGCAAAAGTGGATGTTATGGAACCTGAGCGCCATGATTTGGTGCTGTCTGTAACCAGCCACGTGCCCCATTTGATCGCCTACACAATGGTCGGTGTGGCTGATGATCTGGAGCGCGTGACTGATAAGGAAGTTATCGAATTTTCTACAGGTGGCTTTCGTGATTTCACGCGTATTGCCGCGTCTGATCCGACCATGTGGCGCGATGTGTTTTTGAACAATAAGGAAGCGACGCTCGATATTTTGGGGCGGTTCACGGAAGAGCTGTTTGATCTGCAAAGGGCCATTCGGCGCGGGGACGGGGATCAGTTGTTTGATCATTTCACGCGCACGCGGGCGATCCGTCGGGGGATTGTTGAAGCAGGGCATGATACGTCTGCTGATGATTTTGGACGTGCGCCAAAGAAGGACGATTAG
- a CDS encoding DUF1491 family protein: protein MARLTTEFWVSAYIRRLALADIPAFVTAKGDATAGAVLIKQAPLDGTAKLFQRSYDLDGNRVWVTLAEGEERGVDEAVQRQRSFDPDIWVIEVEDRAGRHLLDEEGLSG from the coding sequence TTGGCGCGGTTGACCACCGAATTTTGGGTAAGTGCCTATATTCGCCGTTTGGCGCTGGCTGATATTCCAGCGTTTGTGACAGCCAAAGGCGATGCAACGGCGGGGGCGGTTTTGATCAAACAAGCGCCGTTGGATGGAACGGCCAAATTGTTTCAGCGATCCTACGATCTGGATGGCAACCGTGTTTGGGTTACATTGGCCGAAGGTGAAGAACGTGGTGTGGACGAGGCCGTTCAGCGCCAGCGGTCTTTTGATCCTGACATCTGGGTGATTGAGGTTGAGGATCGTGCGGGGCGGCATTTGCTCGATGAAGAGGGCCTGAGCGGTTAA
- a CDS encoding tyrosine recombinase XerC — translation MHASSGAFDLLQRWLASITALQGVADKTIEAYQRDVAGFIGFLSNHLGGDVGKTKLSQIKITDMRAWMAHERRRGVGPRSLARELSAVKSFFRWLGEAEGIEVTAPLATRAPKFKPQLPRPMARDQAKAMIDTAELQTMDGWTGARDAAVITLLYGCGLRISEALGLNRAAAPFGETLRIRGKGDKDRIVPVLPAARRAVDEYLQLCPYPLDAEHPLFIGKRGKRLNPRHIQKVMEQTRMQLGLPATATPHAMRHSFATHLLEAGGDLRAIQELLGHASLSTTQAYTALDQARLMDVYKKAHPKGA, via the coding sequence ATGCACGCCTCTTCAGGCGCATTCGATCTTCTTCAGCGTTGGCTTGCCAGCATCACCGCCTTGCAAGGGGTCGCAGACAAAACCATCGAGGCCTACCAACGGGATGTTGCAGGGTTCATCGGTTTTTTGTCCAACCACCTTGGCGGCGATGTGGGCAAAACCAAACTTAGCCAGATCAAAATCACCGACATGCGGGCATGGATGGCCCATGAACGCCGCCGTGGCGTTGGCCCCCGTTCGCTCGCCCGCGAGCTTTCTGCGGTAAAATCCTTTTTTCGCTGGCTGGGCGAAGCCGAAGGCATCGAAGTCACCGCTCCTTTGGCCACCCGCGCGCCAAAATTCAAACCTCAATTGCCGCGCCCCATGGCCCGCGATCAGGCCAAAGCCATGATCGACACAGCAGAATTGCAAACCATGGACGGCTGGACAGGGGCACGGGACGCCGCCGTTATCACTCTGCTCTACGGCTGCGGCCTGCGCATATCCGAAGCCCTCGGCCTCAACCGCGCCGCCGCCCCCTTTGGGGAAACACTCCGCATTCGCGGCAAAGGTGACAAAGACCGCATCGTCCCCGTCCTGCCCGCCGCACGCCGCGCCGTGGACGAATACCTGCAACTTTGTCCCTACCCCCTCGACGCGGAACACCCGCTCTTCATTGGCAAGCGGGGCAAACGACTCAACCCACGCCACATTCAAAAGGTGATGGAACAAACGCGTATGCAATTGGGCCTGCCCGCCACAGCAACCCCGCACGCCATGCGCCACTCCTTCGCCACCCACCTGTTAGAGGCTGGCGGTGATCTTCGCGCCATCCAAGAACTGCTCGGTCACGCCTCGCTCTCCACAACCCAAGCCTATACCGCCTTGGACCAAGCTCGACTTATGGACGTGTATAAAAAAGCCCACCCAAAAGGCGCATAG
- the hisC gene encoding histidinol-phosphate transaminase — protein sequence MSTRIKPQPGIMDIELYVGGKGAVKGQSNTVKLSSNENPWGPSEDAKQAYRAVAGDLHVYPSGDHGPLRTAIAEVTGLDAERIICSNGSDELISFLCQVYAGPGDEVLFTEHGFLMYKLCAQAAGATPVAVPEKERHTDVDALLAAANENTKLVFIANPNNPTGTMISASDVARLADGLPEQALLVLDGAYAEFVDGFDGHADLVDERENVFMTRTFSKIYGLGGLRLGWGYGPAEIVNTLHRVRGPFNVNASALAAGEAAMRDVNYTVKCRETNAQWREFLREKLLGIGIACDASQTNFVLARFGSEAEADAADQALSDAGLLVRAVKSYGLAECLRITVGKGADCKRVVQVLQEFKDGWVA from the coding sequence ATGAGCACGCGGATCAAACCACAGCCAGGTATTATGGATATTGAGCTTTATGTGGGCGGCAAAGGGGCCGTTAAAGGGCAATCCAATACCGTTAAGTTGTCGAGCAATGAGAACCCTTGGGGGCCGTCTGAGGACGCAAAGCAAGCCTATCGTGCGGTGGCGGGGGATTTGCATGTATATCCGTCTGGAGATCATGGCCCGCTGCGCACGGCCATAGCCGAGGTTACAGGATTGGACGCGGAACGGATCATTTGTTCGAACGGGTCGGATGAGCTGATTTCATTTCTGTGTCAGGTTTATGCGGGTCCAGGTGATGAGGTGTTGTTCACCGAGCATGGTTTTTTGATGTATAAATTGTGCGCCCAAGCGGCAGGGGCGACTCCTGTGGCTGTGCCAGAAAAAGAACGCCATACGGATGTGGATGCGTTGTTGGCGGCGGCGAATGAGAATACGAAACTGGTGTTTATTGCCAATCCGAACAACCCTACAGGCACGATGATTTCTGCCTCTGACGTTGCGCGGTTGGCGGATGGTTTGCCAGAACAGGCGTTGCTGGTACTGGACGGTGCGTATGCCGAGTTTGTGGACGGATTTGATGGCCATGCGGATTTGGTAGACGAACGTGAGAACGTGTTTATGACGCGGACGTTTTCCAAGATTTATGGGCTGGGTGGATTGCGGCTTGGCTGGGGATATGGCCCTGCAGAGATTGTGAACACGCTGCACCGAGTGCGCGGTCCGTTTAATGTAAACGCAAGCGCATTGGCTGCGGGTGAAGCGGCAATGCGGGATGTGAATTACACAGTTAAATGCCGCGAAACGAATGCGCAGTGGCGCGAGTTTCTGCGTGAAAAGCTGTTGGGCATAGGCATTGCCTGTGATGCCAGCCAAACGAATTTTGTGCTAGCGCGGTTTGGATCAGAGGCGGAGGCCGACGCGGCGGATCAGGCGCTGAGCGATGCTGGGTTGCTTGTGCGGGCCGTGAAAAGTTACGGGTTGGCAGAGTGTTTGCGCATCACTGTTGGCAAAGGCGCGGATTGCAAGCGGGTGGTTCAGGTGTTGCAAGAGTTTAAAGACGGTTGGGTTGCATGA
- the fsa gene encoding fructose-6-phosphate aldolase has protein sequence MKFFVDTADVDAIADLNDLGFVDGVTTNPSLIMKSGRDILEVTKEICDMIDGPVSAEVVAMEYDEMIKEGRKLAKIAENIAVKVPLTWDGLKTCKTLSEEGTMVNVTLCFSANQALLAAKAGATFISPFIGRLDDINIDGLELIEDIRTIYDNYAFETEILAASIRTVNHISDCAKIGADVVTAPPSVLQNLAKHPLTDKGLDAFMKDWAKTGQKIL, from the coding sequence ATGAAATTTTTCGTTGATACCGCAGACGTAGACGCAATCGCAGACCTAAACGACCTTGGCTTTGTGGATGGCGTCACAACCAACCCGTCCCTGATCATGAAATCAGGCCGTGATATCCTCGAAGTGACCAAAGAAATCTGCGACATGATCGACGGCCCAGTCTCCGCCGAAGTTGTGGCCATGGAATACGACGAAATGATCAAAGAGGGCCGTAAACTGGCCAAAATCGCGGAAAACATCGCGGTCAAAGTGCCCCTCACATGGGATGGTTTGAAAACCTGTAAAACCCTCTCCGAAGAAGGCACCATGGTCAACGTAACCCTGTGCTTCTCCGCAAATCAGGCGCTTTTGGCCGCCAAAGCAGGCGCAACATTCATCTCTCCGTTCATTGGCCGCCTTGATGATATCAACATCGACGGGCTGGAATTGATCGAAGATATCCGCACAATTTACGACAACTACGCCTTCGAAACGGAAATCCTCGCGGCCTCTATTCGCACTGTGAACCACATTTCCGATTGTGCTAAAATTGGCGCAGATGTGGTAACAGCGCCACCCAGCGTGCTTCAAAACCTTGCAAAACACCCGCTGACCGATAAAGGTTTGGATGCATTCATGAAGGATTGGGCGAAAACGGGACAAAAGATCCTGTAA
- a CDS encoding methylated-DNA--[protein]-cysteine S-methyltransferase, with protein sequence MNAAKIKTPVGVLGLIEVDGAITQLVWDGWNEGARTPVLKEGLAQLEAYFAGELEWFDLPLAPKGTEFQQQVYAAMSAIPRGQTLTYGDIANALGVPAQPVGQACGSNPIPVIIPCHRVVGADGLGGFSGDGGVEMKVKLLQGEGAYSLLL encoded by the coding sequence ATGAATGCTGCGAAAATCAAAACTCCTGTTGGTGTGCTGGGCCTGATCGAGGTTGATGGCGCAATTACTCAGCTGGTTTGGGATGGGTGGAACGAAGGTGCGCGCACTCCTGTTTTGAAAGAGGGTTTGGCGCAGTTGGAAGCCTATTTCGCGGGTGAATTAGAGTGGTTTGATCTGCCGCTGGCCCCGAAAGGAACGGAATTTCAGCAGCAAGTTTATGCAGCAATGTCGGCGATTCCACGGGGGCAAACTTTGACCTATGGGGATATTGCGAATGCACTGGGTGTGCCAGCGCAGCCTGTTGGACAGGCCTGTGGCAGCAATCCGATCCCTGTAATTATTCCGTGTCATCGCGTGGTGGGTGCAGATGGGCTCGGCGGGTTTTCAGGGGATGGCGGTGTTGAGATGAAGGTGAAGTTGCTGCAGGGCGAAGGGGCATATTCGCTGCTTCTGTAA
- the era gene encoding GTPase Era: MTDTQAQTRAGFVALIGEPNAGKSTLMNRLVGAKVSIVTHKVQTTRARIRGIAQHEDSQLVFVDTPGLFRTRRNLDRAMVAAAWAGAGDADITVLLVEAHRGVTPGVKMILEELGNKVNKSAKVALAINRIDKVKSDRLLAMTQELSAAFPFEEVFMISAEKGHGVGDLMSYLAKSVPAGPWLYPDDQIADVPMKMIAAETTREKLMLRLHQELPYFLTVETEGWEQKKDGSVRIDQVIYVTREGHKGITVGPKGETIKAVSMAARTELKELMGVDVHLFLQVKVRPKWESEAERFTEMGLDFKDTRE; this comes from the coding sequence ATGACTGACACGCAAGCGCAAACGCGCGCAGGATTTGTGGCGCTGATTGGCGAGCCGAATGCGGGGAAATCAACGCTGATGAACCGTTTGGTGGGTGCGAAAGTGTCAATCGTTACTCATAAGGTGCAGACCACCCGCGCCCGCATTCGCGGTATTGCCCAGCACGAAGACAGCCAATTGGTGTTTGTGGACACGCCTGGCCTGTTTCGCACGCGGCGCAATTTGGACCGTGCGATGGTTGCGGCTGCTTGGGCGGGCGCTGGGGATGCGGATATCACCGTTTTGCTGGTGGAGGCCCATCGGGGTGTGACCCCAGGTGTGAAGATGATTTTGGAAGAGCTGGGCAATAAGGTGAATAAATCCGCCAAAGTTGCGCTGGCGATTAACAGAATCGACAAGGTGAAATCAGATCGGTTGTTGGCGATGACACAAGAGTTATCCGCCGCGTTTCCGTTTGAAGAAGTGTTTATGATTTCAGCGGAAAAGGGGCATGGGGTCGGTGATCTGATGTCTTATCTGGCGAAGTCGGTTCCAGCGGGGCCATGGCTGTACCCTGACGATCAAATCGCAGATGTGCCGATGAAAATGATCGCGGCGGAAACCACGCGCGAGAAGTTGATGCTACGTTTGCATCAGGAATTGCCCTATTTCCTGACCGTAGAGACCGAAGGTTGGGAGCAGAAAAAAGACGGCTCTGTGCGTATTGATCAGGTGATTTACGTGACCCGTGAGGGGCACAAAGGGATCACTGTGGGGCCAAAGGGTGAAACCATCAAAGCGGTGAGCATGGCGGCGCGAACAGAATTGAAGGAACTGATGGGCGTGGACGTGCATCTGTTTTTGCAAGTGAAGGTACGGCCAAAGTGGGAGAGCGAGGCCGAGCGGTTCACGGAGATGGGGCTCGATTTCAAAGACACGCGGGAATAA
- a CDS encoding peptide ABC transporter permease, whose product MTVFVFAAVLFAALLHASWNAIVKFGDDKFQGMVLLSIAHGIIGLMMIAAFPMPKVESWPLLAGSVLFHLIYKSFLTVAYMRGDLSRVYPIARGTAPMIVLAVSLVILSDVVTGTQIGGILLVGLGIILMARGVFTQGEERALIPYALLAAVGTAGYSLFDGLGARASGNASGYVGWLFFLDAFLFTLGGLFIKGRAVLPKSAKIWTLGMIAGAFSVGAYWIAVWAMTIAPIALVTALREVSVLFAVLIGVLFFKDKADAGKIVAALVIVAGVIAIRI is encoded by the coding sequence ATGACTGTTTTTGTGTTTGCTGCTGTTTTGTTTGCTGCGCTGTTGCATGCCAGTTGGAATGCGATTGTCAAATTTGGCGATGATAAGTTTCAGGGCATGGTTCTTTTGTCCATTGCCCATGGGATTATCGGGTTGATGATGATTGCGGCGTTCCCGATGCCAAAGGTGGAAAGCTGGCCTTTGTTGGCGGGGTCGGTGCTGTTCCATCTGATTTACAAGTCATTTCTGACGGTAGCTTATATGCGTGGTGATTTGAGCCGCGTGTATCCAATTGCCCGTGGGACTGCGCCGATGATCGTTTTGGCGGTGAGTTTGGTCATACTGTCGGATGTGGTGACGGGCACGCAAATTGGTGGGATTCTGCTGGTGGGGCTCGGTATTATCCTGATGGCACGCGGGGTTTTCACGCAAGGGGAAGAGCGTGCGTTGATCCCATATGCGTTGCTGGCGGCGGTGGGGACGGCTGGCTATTCTTTGTTTGATGGGCTGGGTGCGCGGGCGTCTGGCAATGCGTCAGGTTATGTTGGGTGGCTGTTTTTTCTGGACGCGTTTTTGTTCACCCTTGGCGGGTTGTTCATCAAAGGGCGGGCGGTTTTACCAAAATCAGCCAAAATTTGGACGCTGGGGATGATCGCAGGGGCGTTTTCTGTTGGGGCCTATTGGATTGCGGTTTGGGCCATGACCATTGCGCCGATTGCGCTGGTTACGGCGTTGCGCGAGGTATCGGTTTTGTTTGCGGTTTTGATCGGTGTTTTGTTTTTCAAAGACAAAGCGGATGCGGGCAAGATTGTTGCCGCATTGGTGATCGTCGCGGGTGTGATCGCGATTAGGATTTAG
- a CDS encoding primosomal protein N', producing the protein MRTPLIVTSFPDQSYFEAGQLVAVLTTQPLDRFLDYKAPEGGVFQGAFVEVPLGPRKVIGVVWGKGAGGYDPKKIRSIISVIDVPPMREEMQVFLGKVGDYTLTAMSSMLRLATRAPGLTDPPGMRKIYGLGDKEPDRMTPAREKVIGVLEDHGGLRFTASELAQLAGVTSSVVKGLMKQDVLVEYETPRDVAYPHLDARMDGKALTDDQARVGGILRGKVASRSYSTSLLKGVTGSGKTEVYLEAVAECLAQGRQALVLLPEIALTVEFLDRVEERFGARPAEWHSGVTVTERRRCWRMVGEGKAQLVVGARSSLYLPFQNLGLIVVDEEHDPSYKQEDGVLYNARDMAVLRASICGASVVLASATPSLESWANAKAGKYERFDLAQRFGAAELPTMKPIDLRGDELAPGRWISNTLAREVFARLDRGEQSLLFLNRRGYAPVTVCRACGFQIGCDDCDARMVEHRFHGRLMCHQCGETKPMPEACPSCEVEGKLAAVGPGVERLAEEAEARFEGAKISVLSSDMHLSARSLKERIKSIAEGEADIIIGTQLVAKGHNFPLLTCVGVIDADLGLQGSDLRAAERTFQLIRQVAGRAGRADKKGTAFIQTLQPEHPVIQAILSGEEEEFWAAEAAQRNLAGVPPYGRMAGVVVSGPDLAQVFDVAQYMVRNAEPLLRINAEIFGPAPAPIARVRGRHRVRILVKAAKGVVIQPALSAWYASIKPPTNVRVSIDIDPQTFY; encoded by the coding sequence ATGAGAACCCCGCTTATCGTGACTAGTTTCCCCGATCAGAGTTATTTTGAGGCTGGCCAGCTGGTTGCGGTTCTGACGACGCAGCCGCTCGACCGATTCTTGGATTACAAAGCGCCTGAAGGAGGGGTGTTTCAGGGTGCGTTTGTTGAGGTTCCACTGGGACCGCGCAAGGTGATTGGTGTTGTTTGGGGCAAAGGTGCTGGGGGGTATGACCCCAAGAAAATCCGTTCGATCATCAGTGTGATTGATGTGCCGCCAATGCGTGAAGAAATGCAGGTGTTTCTGGGAAAGGTGGGGGATTACACGCTGACGGCGATGTCATCCATGTTGCGGTTGGCGACCCGTGCGCCGGGGCTGACCGATCCACCCGGGATGCGCAAGATTTATGGGCTGGGGGATAAGGAACCTGACCGCATGACGCCTGCGCGGGAAAAGGTAATTGGGGTTTTGGAGGATCACGGCGGGCTGCGGTTCACGGCAAGTGAGTTGGCGCAATTGGCGGGGGTGACGTCTTCGGTTGTGAAGGGGTTGATGAAGCAGGACGTGCTGGTGGAATATGAGACCCCACGCGATGTGGCCTATCCGCATTTGGATGCCCGTATGGACGGCAAGGCGTTGACCGATGATCAGGCGCGGGTTGGGGGTATATTGCGCGGCAAGGTGGCCTCGCGATCCTATTCCACGTCCCTGCTGAAGGGTGTGACGGGGTCGGGCAAGACCGAGGTGTATTTGGAAGCGGTGGCGGAGTGTTTGGCGCAGGGGCGGCAGGCGTTGGTGTTGTTGCCTGAAATCGCGTTGACGGTGGAGTTTTTAGACCGTGTTGAAGAACGGTTCGGCGCGCGGCCAGCAGAGTGGCATTCGGGAGTGACCGTGACGGAACGGCGGCGGTGCTGGCGTATGGTAGGCGAAGGCAAAGCGCAGTTGGTGGTTGGCGCGCGATCATCGCTGTATCTGCCGTTTCAGAACCTTGGGCTGATCGTTGTGGATGAGGAACATGACCCGTCTTACAAGCAGGAAGACGGGGTTTTGTACAACGCGCGGGATATGGCGGTTTTGCGGGCGTCGATCTGTGGGGCGTCTGTGGTTTTGGCCAGTGCCACGCCGTCACTGGAAAGCTGGGCCAACGCGAAAGCAGGGAAGTACGAGCGATTTGATTTGGCGCAGCGGTTTGGGGCGGCGGAATTGCCGACGATGAAGCCGATTGATTTGCGTGGGGATGAATTGGCGCCAGGACGTTGGATTTCGAACACGCTGGCGCGGGAGGTGTTCGCACGGCTGGATCGCGGTGAACAATCGTTGCTGTTTTTGAACCGTCGTGGCTATGCCCCTGTAACGGTGTGTCGGGCTTGTGGGTTTCAGATTGGGTGTGACGATTGCGATGCGCGGATGGTGGAGCATCGGTTTCACGGGCGGTTGATGTGCCATCAGTGCGGTGAAACAAAGCCGATGCCAGAGGCATGTCCAAGCTGTGAGGTTGAGGGGAAACTGGCAGCGGTTGGACCAGGTGTGGAGCGGTTGGCCGAAGAAGCCGAGGCGCGGTTTGAAGGGGCGAAGATTTCGGTGCTGTCATCGGACATGCACCTGTCGGCGCGCAGTTTGAAAGAACGGATTAAGTCCATTGCGGAAGGGGAAGCGGATATCATCATCGGCACGCAATTGGTGGCGAAAGGGCATAATTTTCCGCTACTGACTTGTGTGGGTGTGATTGATGCGGATTTGGGGTTGCAAGGCAGTGATTTGCGGGCAGCGGAGCGCACGTTCCAACTCATCCGTCAGGTGGCAGGGCGTGCTGGACGAGCGGATAAGAAGGGCACGGCGTTTATTCAGACGCTGCAGCCTGAACATCCTGTTATTCAAGCGATCTTGTCAGGTGAAGAAGAAGAGTTCTGGGCCGCAGAGGCAGCGCAGCGGAATTTGGCGGGCGTTCCCCCCTATGGGCGTATGGCGGGGGTCGTGGTTTCTGGACCTGATTTGGCGCAAGTATTTGATGTGGCACAGTATATGGTGCGCAACGCAGAGCCATTGTTGCGGATTAATGCAGAGATTTTTGGCCCTGCGCCTGCGCCCATTGCACGGGTGCGTGGGCGACATCGGGTGCGTATTTTGGTTAAAGCTGCCAAGGGTGTGGTGATCCAGCCCGCACTGTCCGCGTGGTATGCCAGCATAAAGCCGCCCACGAATGTGCGTGTGAGCATAGATATCGACCCGCAGACGTTCTATTAA
- a CDS encoding DUF484 family protein: protein MSEQAKPQDAVRKQILKNPNRVLEDHDIMRALISADEQARGKNVVDLRTIALERLESRLDRLEDTHRHVIAAAYDNLASTNQIHRATLAILEPDTFAEFLELLKGELARILNVASARLVLESPAATPEMEEQLQEEFGSGVCFCAPGAIAEYITRGRDATVRPVTLRAIQDADPILFGDAANTVTSEALLRIDLGQGNLPAMLVLGSVSTDQFTPQKGADLLVFFASAFERVLRRWLN from the coding sequence ATGAGCGAGCAGGCGAAACCGCAAGACGCGGTGCGAAAACAGATTCTCAAAAACCCCAACAGGGTCTTAGAAGACCACGACATCATGCGCGCGCTAATCTCAGCAGATGAACAGGCGCGTGGCAAAAACGTGGTCGATCTGCGCACTATCGCGCTTGAACGCCTCGAAAGTCGGCTTGATCGGCTCGAAGATACGCATCGCCATGTCATCGCCGCCGCTTATGACAATCTCGCCAGCACCAATCAAATCCACCGCGCCACTTTGGCCATTCTGGAACCAGACACCTTTGCGGAATTTCTCGAACTGCTCAAAGGCGAACTGGCCCGCATTCTGAACGTGGCCTCTGCCCGTCTGGTTCTCGAAAGCCCAGCCGCCACCCCAGAAATGGAAGAACAGCTGCAAGAAGAATTCGGCTCTGGCGTATGCTTCTGCGCCCCGGGGGCAATCGCCGAATACATCACCCGTGGCCGCGATGCGACCGTGCGCCCTGTCACCCTCCGCGCGATCCAAGACGCCGATCCGATCCTGTTTGGCGATGCCGCCAACACCGTCACCTCCGAAGCCCTGCTTCGCATTGACCTTGGCCAAGGCAACCTGCCCGCCATGCTGGTGCTCGGCTCTGTGTCCACCGATCAATTTACCCCACAAAAAGGCGCCGACCTTCTGGTCTTTTTCGCCAGCGCCTTTGAACGGGTTTTGCGCCGCTGGTTAAACTGA
- a CDS encoding CDP-alcohol phosphatidyltransferase family protein produces the protein MSLRIKALSVHLLTATGAVFAMLAMLAAVDAKWDLMYFWLVVAFFVDGIDGPLARKYDVKTNAPEYDGVLLDLIIDYLTYVFIPAFALFKSGLLPDWTGWVCILIITFTSAMYFADNGMKTKDNSFAGFPGCWNMVVLVMFATEPNFWIILIVVVLCAIAMFTPLKFIHPVRTERWRLLSLPIAIIWTALACISALADFHAGPFVTTALGLTSIYLLGVGIVQELIPERAKS, from the coding sequence ATGTCACTACGTATCAAAGCTCTCTCCGTCCATCTCCTCACCGCCACAGGTGCCGTTTTCGCCATGCTTGCCATGCTCGCGGCCGTGGATGCGAAATGGGATCTTATGTATTTCTGGCTGGTTGTGGCTTTTTTCGTAGATGGCATCGACGGCCCCTTGGCCCGCAAATACGATGTAAAAACCAATGCCCCCGAATATGACGGCGTGCTGCTCGATCTTATCATCGACTACCTCACCTACGTATTTATCCCCGCCTTCGCCCTTTTCAAAAGCGGCCTTCTGCCTGATTGGACAGGCTGGGTTTGTATCTTGATCATCACCTTCACCTCGGCGATGTACTTCGCCGACAATGGCATGAAAACAAAGGATAATTCCTTTGCTGGCTTCCCTGGTTGCTGGAATATGGTTGTGCTGGTGATGTTCGCCACTGAACCCAACTTCTGGATCATCCTCATCGTGGTTGTGCTCTGCGCCATTGCCATGTTCACACCGCTGAAATTCATTCACCCTGTGCGCACTGAACGCTGGCGCTTGCTCAGCTTGCCCATCGCAATTATCTGGACCGCACTCGCCTGTATCTCGGCCCTCGCTGATTTCCACGCTGGCCCGTTTGTGACAACCGCCCTCGGCCTCACCAGCATCTACCTGCTTGGCGTTGGCATCGTCCAAGAACTGATCCCAGAACGCGCTAAATCCTAA